The following coding sequences are from one Methanosarcina sp. WWM596 window:
- a CDS encoding DUF2892 domain-containing protein, protein MELKKLFLEENVGGFDLILRTFLGVLGITALAMNLVKSSPLKWIVALVTFTGLFSSILRHCTPYVILRINTAKKK, encoded by the coding sequence ATGGAGCTCAAAAAATTGTTTCTTGAAGAAAATGTAGGAGGTTTTGATCTGATACTCCGAACCTTTCTCGGAGTACTTGGAATTACTGCTCTTGCAATGAATCTTGTAAAAAGTTCTCCTTTGAAGTGGATTGTTGCGCTGGTAACTTTTACGGGACTTTTCAGTTCGATCCTGAGACACTGTACTCCTTATGTTATTCTCAGGATCAACACGGCAAAGAAAAAATAA
- a CDS encoding YcaO-related McrA-glycine thioamidation protein, which yields MPEIKIDRSLSYIEGTQRVYDETTTLENTKDQIKKIGVTRIADITNLDRLGIPIFSAIRPSAAPGAISIYSGKGSTEQRARISAMMESFERCLAERPGVNANIEGGISAPALVDSYTSAIENRNVLNPSALLLSQPFDPSSLMEWVGAYDMMNREETFISANAVFHPYDAPGQCQKLFLSNTNGLASGNVLEEAILHGMLEVIERDAISTAQFTRNLGKEIVLTEEDGYLYELARKFKEAGIELKVWLVPTDTGIPTVIAATDDVKLKDPALLVMGAGSHLKPEIAVARAITEAAQSRVVQIQGAREDTDREGFIRSVGYDRMKRLNWFWFEEGEKISLSEVQDLSRKSPAESIDVILEKLKGLAEKVLVVDLSREEIEVPAVRVIIPGFELFTIDRDRTGKRIAAGKKKEFSRNKNEKPWKRK from the coding sequence ATGCCCGAGATAAAAATTGACAGGTCTCTCTCATACATCGAAGGCACCCAGCGTGTGTATGATGAAACTACAACCCTTGAAAACACTAAAGATCAGATAAAAAAAATAGGTGTTACCCGAATTGCAGACATAACAAACCTGGACAGGCTCGGGATTCCTATCTTTTCGGCAATCCGCCCCAGTGCCGCTCCGGGAGCTATCAGTATCTACTCAGGCAAGGGCTCGACCGAGCAAAGGGCCCGGATTTCAGCAATGATGGAGAGTTTTGAGCGTTGCCTGGCAGAAAGGCCCGGTGTGAATGCAAACATTGAGGGGGGTATTTCTGCCCCGGCCCTTGTGGATTCCTATACCTCTGCCATAGAAAACCGCAACGTGCTTAACCCAAGCGCCCTGCTCCTATCCCAGCCCTTTGACCCCAGTTCCCTTATGGAATGGGTCGGAGCATATGATATGATGAACAGGGAAGAGACATTCATAAGCGCAAATGCAGTTTTCCACCCCTACGATGCACCCGGGCAGTGCCAGAAACTTTTCTTGAGCAATACGAATGGACTGGCTTCAGGAAACGTGCTTGAGGAAGCTATCCTGCACGGGATGCTTGAAGTTATAGAAAGAGATGCTATCAGCACAGCCCAATTTACCCGTAATCTTGGAAAGGAGATCGTGCTGACAGAAGAAGACGGATACCTTTACGAGCTTGCCCGAAAATTCAAAGAAGCAGGAATTGAACTCAAAGTATGGCTTGTCCCGACGGACACCGGAATCCCTACAGTTATTGCAGCAACTGATGACGTAAAATTAAAAGATCCTGCTCTTCTGGTCATGGGAGCAGGCTCCCACCTTAAACCTGAGATTGCAGTTGCAAGAGCAATAACTGAAGCTGCGCAGTCGAGAGTTGTCCAAATCCAGGGCGCAAGGGAAGACACAGACAGGGAGGGCTTTATCCGAAGTGTAGGGTATGACCGCATGAAGCGCCTGAACTGGTTCTGGTTTGAAGAAGGCGAAAAAATTTCCCTTTCCGAAGTACAGGACCTCTCCAGAAAAAGCCCTGCTGAAAGCATCGACGTAATACTTGAAAAGCTAAAGGGCCTTGCCGAAAAGGTGCTTGTCGTGGACCTCTCAAGAGAGGAAATCGAAGTGCCTGCAGTCAGGGTAATCATTCCGGGTTTTGAACTTTTCACTATCGACCGCGACCGTACGGGAAAAAGAATTGCTGCAGGGAAGAAAAAAGAATTTTCCAGAAACAAAAACGAAAAGCCGTGGAAAAGAAAATGA
- a CDS encoding TfuA-related McrA-glycine thioamidation protein, whose product MKAKAVIFTGNSISHEDAKKILRAKYQPPIRRFQLEKFVQQGYKVLGIIDGIFFDRAAVGHREILSALNAGVKVVGGASMGALRASELDTHGMIGVGKVYEWYRDGIIESDDEVAVSTNPDTFEPISVPLVNIRETLKAALTIGLVSEKEHDSLLDLAIKTYYPDRSYLGLTKEGAKKGLIPEEKRKILLDFCINSEVDVKRQDAILVLETVKKLIEEAET is encoded by the coding sequence ATGAAAGCAAAAGCAGTTATCTTTACCGGTAACAGCATCAGCCATGAGGATGCAAAAAAAATCCTCAGGGCAAAATACCAGCCCCCGATACGCAGGTTCCAGCTTGAAAAGTTTGTCCAGCAGGGGTATAAAGTATTAGGAATCATTGACGGGATTTTCTTTGACCGGGCTGCAGTAGGACACAGAGAAATCCTATCTGCCCTTAATGCAGGAGTAAAAGTTGTGGGGGGTGCCAGCATGGGGGCTCTCAGGGCTTCGGAACTGGACACACACGGCATGATCGGCGTAGGGAAGGTTTACGAATGGTACAGGGACGGGATTATCGAGTCTGACGACGAGGTAGCTGTAAGCACCAACCCTGATACATTTGAGCCCATCTCCGTGCCCCTGGTAAACATCCGGGAAACCCTTAAAGCCGCTCTAACTATCGGACTTGTAAGTGAAAAAGAGCACGATAGCCTCCTGGACCTTGCTATCAAAACTTACTACCCTGACAGGAGCTATCTCGGACTTACAAAAGAAGGGGCTAAAAAAGGCCTGATACCGGAAGAAAAAAGGAAGATACTCCTTGATTTTTGCATTAACAGCGAAGTTGACGTAAAAAGGCAGGACGCGATTCTTGTGCTTGAAACCGTAAAAAAATTAATTGAAGAGGCTGAAACTTAA
- a CDS encoding universal stress protein gives MESKLYRKIQIATDGSESARKATDASIELARLSGAKIYAVYVIDRSIYSSVPEDLKWEEAMYSRFREFGEEAVSYVKKTAKNAGTGLQVEPTLLEGHPAEEIVNFAEKNGMDLIIVGSLGKSGIERFLIGSVSEKVVRSAKVPVLVVREKGQ, from the coding sequence ATGGAGAGCAAACTCTATAGAAAAATACAGATTGCAACCGATGGCTCTGAAAGTGCCAGAAAAGCTACAGATGCCTCAATTGAGCTCGCTCGCCTGAGCGGAGCAAAAATTTATGCTGTCTACGTGATCGACAGATCAATTTATTCTTCGGTTCCTGAAGATCTGAAGTGGGAAGAGGCAATGTATTCCCGGTTCAGAGAGTTTGGAGAAGAAGCCGTATCTTATGTGAAAAAAACTGCAAAAAACGCAGGTACAGGCTTGCAGGTAGAACCCACCCTTCTCGAAGGGCATCCTGCAGAAGAAATTGTCAATTTTGCAGAGAAGAACGGAATGGACCTGATTATTGTTGGCTCACTTGGAAAAAGTGGAATAGAACGCTTCCTGATAGGCAGCGTATCTGAAAAGGTAGTCAGGAGCGCAAAAGTCCCGGTACTTGTTGTACGCGAGAAGGGACAGTAA
- a CDS encoding ferritin: protein MLNEKMEKALNEQINRELYSSYLYLSMGAYSSSIGLSGFTHWFKVQVKEETIHGMKIFDYINRQGGRVRLKEIKEPPVEFGTPIEMFRKTLQHEQFITRSINDLVDLARSEKDETTASFLQWYVEEQVEEEENDKEIIDKLKIAGENKEALSALDAELAKRLPPKDEEESI from the coding sequence ATGCTGAACGAAAAGATGGAAAAAGCACTGAATGAACAGATTAACAGGGAACTGTACTCTTCTTACCTTTACCTTTCAATGGGGGCATACAGCTCGTCCATAGGATTGTCCGGGTTTACCCACTGGTTTAAGGTACAGGTCAAGGAAGAAACCATCCATGGGATGAAGATCTTTGATTACATCAACAGGCAGGGAGGAAGGGTCAGGTTAAAGGAAATAAAAGAGCCGCCTGTGGAGTTCGGCACACCGATAGAGATGTTCAGAAAGACCCTGCAGCACGAACAGTTCATTACCCGCTCAATTAACGACCTGGTGGACCTTGCCCGTTCAGAAAAAGATGAAACTACGGCTTCCTTCCTTCAGTGGTATGTCGAAGAGCAGGTAGAAGAGGAAGAAAACGACAAAGAGATTATTGATAAATTGAAAATTGCCGGGGAAAACAAAGAGGCTCTGTCTGCACTTGATGCTGAACTGGCAAAGAGGCTCCCTCCTAAGGATGAGGAAGAAAGTATCTGA
- a CDS encoding IS110 family transposase codes for MVEVINKACGLDIHKLFFIATILSRSGEKQQQYFSRTPDEILAFKNWVISDKCDVVACESTSDFWVPIYDALIKHLPVIVGNARDMKAFTHKKTDKIDSEFIAQLALNNMIQPSRVFPKNHRTFRSCIRLRHNLVQKRTDIKNEAHAILAPEMFNLKNVLTDIFGKSGRAILSGICSGKSVDQIIASLSPNVRKKSDQIRETLDREISQGAAFRLQICLDIIKHLDNEIKILEKEIFNYAYKNHKQEMEILMSVPGIGELGAATLIAEIGDFKDFSSGDKLASWLGIVPNVYQSADKYHNGRITKRGSKEARWILTQIAQAAARTKNSRLKEFFNRKKKSIGHSKAIIALARKIATIIWHLITNEEMYEDETGYKKGEIQKRKIVETEIFSVDERIKIMSEIYVIARNEEREST; via the coding sequence TTGGTTGAAGTCATTAACAAAGCTTGTGGTTTAGACATTCACAAACTCTTTTTCATTGCTACAATCCTCAGTAGATCTGGTGAAAAACAGCAACAATATTTCTCTAGAACCCCTGACGAAATTTTAGCTTTTAAAAACTGGGTTATATCAGATAAATGTGACGTTGTTGCCTGTGAATCAACGAGTGACTTTTGGGTTCCGATTTATGATGCGTTGATAAAACATCTACCTGTTATAGTTGGAAATGCCCGAGATATGAAGGCGTTTACACACAAAAAAACAGATAAGATCGATTCCGAATTCATCGCACAACTTGCATTGAATAATATGATTCAACCATCAAGAGTTTTCCCAAAAAACCATAGAACATTTCGTTCATGTATCCGGCTTCGCCATAACCTTGTACAAAAAAGAACAGATATAAAAAATGAAGCTCACGCCATACTCGCACCTGAAATGTTTAATCTGAAGAATGTGCTAACAGATATTTTTGGTAAGAGTGGTAGAGCAATTCTATCAGGAATTTGTTCAGGTAAAAGCGTTGACCAGATTATAGCAAGCCTTTCCCCAAATGTTCGTAAAAAAAGTGATCAGATAAGGGAAACTCTGGACAGAGAAATCTCTCAAGGTGCTGCATTCAGGCTTCAGATCTGTCTGGATATCATAAAGCATCTTGACAATGAAATCAAAATTTTGGAAAAAGAAATATTCAATTATGCTTATAAAAATCATAAGCAAGAAATGGAAATTTTAATGTCTGTTCCAGGAATAGGAGAACTTGGAGCGGCAACTCTTATTGCTGAAATAGGCGATTTCAAAGATTTTTCTTCAGGGGATAAGCTTGCTTCATGGCTTGGCATAGTTCCGAATGTGTACCAATCAGCGGATAAATACCATAACGGAAGAATCACTAAGAGAGGATCTAAGGAAGCAAGGTGGATTCTAACACAGATTGCTCAGGCAGCAGCAAGAACAAAAAATAGCAGGTTAAAAGAGTTTTTCAACAGAAAAAAGAAGTCGATTGGGCATTCAAAGGCAATTATTGCCCTGGCAAGAAAAATTGCAACAATTATATGGCATCTGATCACAAACGAGGAGATGTATGAAGATGAAACTGGATATAAAAAGGGGGAAATTCAAAAGAGAAAGATAGTGGAGACTGAGATATTCTCAGTTGATGAAAGGATCAAAATAATGAGTGAAATATATGTAATTGCGAGAAATGAAGAAAGAGAGAGTACGTGA
- a CDS encoding radical SAM protein, whose product MNSRIVYGPLLSRRLGRSLGVDVIKNAGSKKNCNYDCIYCQLGHVESKLKSPEDVKEAVTPEEVSESFQKFNKDIENLDYITFSGTCEPSLNLSLGEMVQVIKKISGVPVCIITNSSLVGREDVRKNLAQADLVVATLVSGNENTWRRIHRPAPGIALQEIIEGLRELAKAGAGKRLALEVMFLESETGEPLNSTDEEVEKLVQTIRYICPDEIEVLTVSRPPAEKWVKPVSEERLKEIIQRFVSEFGDEKVRLVLKGKNKRGKVLHRDLEEEVYALLLRRPCTFEQTWQGLSMGPGRLSPVLEKLLGEGKIEKIESETGEYYRAK is encoded by the coding sequence ATGAATTCAAGAATCGTTTACGGACCACTTCTTTCAAGAAGGCTTGGAAGATCTCTAGGAGTAGATGTAATAAAGAATGCAGGATCTAAAAAGAACTGCAACTACGACTGTATCTACTGTCAGCTAGGGCATGTTGAGTCAAAACTCAAAAGTCCTGAAGATGTGAAGGAAGCAGTGACTCCGGAAGAAGTCTCTGAGAGCTTCCAGAAGTTCAATAAAGATATCGAAAACCTGGACTATATCACATTTTCCGGAACATGTGAACCTTCTCTGAACCTCTCTCTGGGGGAGATGGTCCAGGTTATCAAGAAAATAAGTGGGGTTCCTGTCTGTATAATAACGAATTCTTCTCTTGTGGGAAGAGAGGATGTTCGGAAGAACCTGGCTCAGGCGGATCTGGTTGTTGCAACCCTGGTTTCCGGAAATGAAAATACCTGGAGAAGGATACACAGACCTGCTCCCGGCATAGCCCTGCAGGAAATAATCGAAGGTCTGCGGGAACTTGCGAAAGCCGGGGCCGGAAAAAGGCTGGCACTTGAGGTCATGTTTCTCGAAAGCGAAACAGGTGAGCCTTTGAATAGTACTGATGAAGAGGTCGAAAAACTGGTACAAACAATCAGGTATATATGCCCTGATGAGATCGAGGTTCTGACAGTCAGCCGTCCTCCTGCAGAAAAATGGGTGAAGCCAGTCTCTGAGGAGAGGTTGAAGGAAATTATTCAGCGCTTTGTTTCAGAGTTTGGAGACGAAAAAGTAAGGCTGGTTTTAAAGGGGAAAAATAAGAGGGGAAAGGTTTTACACCGAGACTTGGAGGAGGAAGTTTATGCACTTCTTCTTAGAAGACCCTGTACCTTCGAACAGACATGGCAGGGTCTGAGCATGGGTCCTGGACGCCTTTCTCCTGTCCTCGAAAAGTTGCTTGGTGAAGGCAAAATAGAGAAAATAGAGTCGGAAACCGGGGAGTATTATAGGGCAAAATAA
- a CDS encoding DUF5320 domain-containing protein: MPNGNRTGPTGNGSKTGRNLGYCTGNDSPGYTKGVPSGAGRRFGGQKSGGRKSGSGSGRGMGCAGKGRGYRCRSAPEVVNAGESAVLDTYPEYYYAAPSQSQAVYEADLLENRINLLKQELKSLSWKFKALLPGKQ; the protein is encoded by the coding sequence ATGCCAAATGGAAATAGGACCGGGCCAACGGGCAATGGGTCAAAGACAGGAAGGAACCTGGGTTATTGTACGGGTAATGATTCTCCTGGTTACACAAAAGGAGTTCCCTCAGGGGCAGGAAGGAGATTTGGAGGACAGAAATCTGGAGGACGCAAATCCGGATCTGGAAGTGGCCGTGGGATGGGGTGTGCCGGTAAGGGCAGGGGTTACAGGTGCAGGAGTGCCCCCGAGGTCGTGAATGCCGGGGAGTCTGCTGTTCTGGATACATATCCTGAATACTATTACGCCGCCCCTTCTCAGTCACAGGCCGTGTATGAAGCCGATTTACTTGAAAACCGGATAAATCTCCTTAAACAGGAACTTAAATCCCTTTCTTGGAAATTTAAGGCTCTTCTGCCAGGGAAGCAGTGA
- a CDS encoding DUF5320 domain-containing protein: MPYGDRTGPMGQGSKTGRTMGYCSGSDSPGYMTGGPAGAFRGAGGGAGRGMGRGAGRGACRGFRCRKTPGFGRGGGFVARGEYPGYYYPGYYYPAPSQSQIGSEADSLENRIKLLKQELETLDGKLKTLKLQESSVEE; this comes from the coding sequence ATGCCATATGGAGATAGAACAGGTCCGATGGGCCAGGGATCAAAGACAGGACGGACCATGGGTTACTGCTCGGGCAGTGACAGCCCGGGTTATATGACCGGAGGTCCGGCGGGCGCATTCCGGGGCGCTGGCGGTGGAGCCGGGCGCGGTATGGGTCGAGGTGCAGGCCGCGGAGCCTGTAGGGGTTTCAGGTGCAGGAAAACCCCTGGTTTTGGAAGAGGCGGAGGATTTGTTGCCCGGGGTGAATACCCTGGATATTACTACCCCGGATATTACTACCCCGCACCTTCTCAGTCACAGATCGGATCTGAAGCTGATTCCCTTGAAAACCGAATAAAGCTCCTGAAACAGGAACTTGAAACCCTTGATGGGAAACTTAAAACACTCAAGCTGCAGGAAAGCAGTGTAGAAGAATGA
- a CDS encoding DUF134 domain-containing protein, which translates to MRPRKRRMVDFEHSARQFRPLSPEGEISEEILLTIDELEAMRLSFLENLSQGEAAVRMEVHQSTFQRALKKALEKVTEALVYGKAIRIEGGDYRMPRGDGTGPSGQGPVGGGRSRGQGRGQGGRFGGPDGNCVCTACGHETPHTPGVSCSQVKCEKCGSPMVRK; encoded by the coding sequence ATGCGTCCTAGAAAAAGAAGGATGGTGGATTTCGAACATTCGGCAAGGCAGTTCAGGCCTTTGAGTCCTGAAGGCGAAATTTCTGAAGAAATCCTGCTGACAATCGACGAACTCGAGGCCATGAGGCTCAGCTTCCTGGAAAACCTTTCCCAGGGCGAGGCTGCGGTCCGTATGGAGGTCCACCAGTCTACCTTTCAGAGGGCTCTGAAAAAAGCACTTGAAAAAGTAACTGAAGCGCTTGTTTATGGAAAAGCAATAAGAATTGAAGGAGGAGATTACAGGATGCCAAGAGGAGACGGAACAGGTCCTTCAGGCCAGGGTCCGGTTGGCGGCGGAAGAAGCCGCGGACAGGGCAGAGGCCAGGGCGGACGGTTCGGCGGACCTGACGGAAACTGTGTATGTACTGCCTGCGGGCATGAAACTCCCCATACTCCGGGAGTCTCCTGCAGCCAGGTGAAGTGTGAGAAATGTGGAAGCCCTATGGTCAGGAAATGA
- the pylS gene encoding pyrrolysine--tRNA(Pyl) ligase, with the protein MDKKPLNTLISATGLWMSRTGKLHKIRHHEVSKRKIYIEMECGERLVVNNSRSCRTARALRHHKYRKICKHCRVSDEDLNKFLTRTNEDKSNAKVTVVSAPKIRKVMPKSVARTPKPLENTAPVQTLPSESQPAPTTPISASTTAPASTSTTAPAPASTTAPAPASTTAPASASTTISTSAMPASTSAQGTTKSTTSPAASQTIPVQASAPALTKSQIDRLQGLLSPKDEISLDSGTPFRKLESELLSRRRKDLKQIYAEEREHYLGKLEREITKFFVDRGFLEIKSPILIPMEYIERMGIDNDKELSKQIFRVDNNFCLRPMLAPNLYNYLRKLNRALPDPIKIFEIGPCYRKESDGKEHLEEFTMLNFCQMGSGCTRENLEAIIKDFLDYLGIDFEIVGDSCMVYGDTLDVMHGDLELSSAVVGPVPMDRDWGINKPWIGAGFGLERLLKVMHNFKNIKRASRSESYYNGISTNL; encoded by the coding sequence ATGGATAAAAAACCACTAAACACTCTGATATCTGCTACAGGGCTCTGGATGTCCAGGACCGGAAAGCTTCACAAAATCAGGCATCATGAGGTATCAAAAAGGAAAATCTACATCGAAATGGAATGTGGAGAACGGCTTGTTGTGAACAATTCCCGGAGCTGCAGGACAGCACGGGCCCTGAGGCACCATAAGTACAGGAAGATCTGCAAACACTGCAGGGTTTCAGATGAGGACCTAAACAAGTTCCTCACAAGAACAAACGAAGACAAAAGCAACGCGAAAGTCACGGTAGTTTCTGCTCCAAAAATAAGAAAAGTAATGCCAAAATCAGTTGCAAGAACCCCAAAACCACTTGAAAATACGGCACCGGTACAGACTCTGCCTTCTGAGTCTCAACCTGCACCCACTACACCAATTTCTGCATCAACAACAGCACCTGCATCAACTTCTACAACAGCACCTGCACCAGCTTCTACAACAGCACCTGCACCAGCTTCTACAACAGCACCAGCTTCTGCATCAACAACAATCTCCACTTCGGCAATGCCTGCATCTACATCAGCACAGGGAACAACAAAATCAACTACATCTCCGGCGGCTTCCCAGACCATCCCTGTTCAGGCGAGTGCTCCTGCACTTACAAAGAGCCAGATTGACAGGCTTCAAGGTCTGTTAAGCCCGAAGGATGAGATTTCCCTGGATTCCGGAACGCCCTTCAGGAAACTTGAGTCCGAACTGCTGTCCAGGAGAAGAAAGGACCTGAAGCAGATCTATGCCGAAGAAAGGGAACATTACCTGGGAAAACTCGAACGCGAGATTACGAAATTTTTTGTTGATCGGGGTTTTCTGGAGATAAAGTCCCCGATTCTGATCCCTATGGAGTATATTGAAAGGATGGGCATTGATAACGATAAGGAACTCTCAAAGCAGATCTTCAGGGTTGATAATAACTTCTGCTTAAGGCCCATGCTTGCTCCGAATCTCTACAACTACCTGCGCAAGCTTAATAGAGCCCTGCCTGACCCGATAAAAATCTTCGAGATCGGGCCCTGTTACAGGAAAGAGTCTGACGGCAAAGAACACCTGGAAGAGTTTACCATGCTGAATTTCTGCCAGATGGGGTCAGGCTGCACGCGCGAAAACCTTGAAGCCATAATTAAAGATTTCCTGGACTACCTGGGGATCGACTTCGAAATTGTAGGAGACTCCTGTATGGTCTACGGGGATACCCTTGATGTCATGCACGGAGACCTGGAACTTTCCTCAGCAGTTGTCGGGCCCGTGCCCATGGACCGGGACTGGGGAATAAACAAGCCCTGGATAGGGGCAGGTTTCGGGCTCGAACGCCTGTTGAAGGTTATGCACAATTTCAAGAATATTAAAAGAGCTTCAAGATCCGAATCATACTACAACGGGATTTCCACCAACCTGTGA
- the pylB gene encoding methylornithine synthase PylB: MIQKMATNELDSFGEKIIDGFNLSDDDLRALLSLESDEELEKLYYVARKVRNYYFGNRVFLNCFIYFSTYCKNQCAFCYYNCKNEIKRYRLTKEEIKETCKTLKGAGFHMIDLTMGEDPYYYDEPDRFVELVRIVKDELGLPIMISPGVIDNSTLLKAREKGANFFALYQETYDLELYKKLRVGQSFEGRYNARHFAKEQGYCVEDGILTGVGNDIESTIKSLRGMKANDPDMVRVMTFLPQEGTPLESFKESSNLSELKIIAILRLMFPKCLVPASLDLEGIDGMVHRLNAGANIVTSILPSDSKLEGVANYDRGLEERDRDIRSVIKRLESMGMEPARQAEFEAVLGC, from the coding sequence TTGATCCAAAAAATGGCAACCAACGAACTTGACAGTTTCGGGGAAAAAATCATTGACGGCTTTAACTTATCTGACGACGATCTGAGGGCTCTGCTCTCCCTTGAATCCGATGAAGAGCTGGAAAAGCTGTACTATGTAGCCCGAAAGGTCAGAAACTATTATTTCGGCAACAGGGTGTTTCTTAACTGCTTTATCTATTTCTCCACTTACTGTAAGAATCAGTGCGCTTTTTGTTATTATAACTGTAAAAACGAGATCAAACGCTACCGCCTGACCAAAGAAGAAATCAAAGAGACCTGCAAAACCTTAAAAGGAGCAGGTTTTCACATGATTGACCTGACCATGGGAGAAGACCCGTATTACTATGATGAGCCTGACCGCTTCGTGGAACTTGTCAGAATAGTGAAGGATGAACTTGGGCTTCCCATTATGATTTCTCCGGGAGTGATAGATAATTCCACCCTTCTCAAAGCCAGGGAAAAAGGAGCAAATTTCTTCGCCCTGTACCAGGAAACCTATGACCTGGAACTTTATAAAAAACTTCGGGTAGGACAGTCCTTCGAAGGGAGGTATAACGCCCGCCATTTTGCAAAGGAACAGGGGTACTGTGTAGAAGATGGGATTCTCACAGGAGTTGGAAACGACATTGAATCGACAATTAAGTCCTTGCGGGGAATGAAAGCAAACGACCCCGATATGGTCAGAGTTATGACATTCCTGCCCCAGGAAGGAACTCCGCTTGAAAGTTTCAAAGAGAGCTCAAACCTTTCGGAACTAAAAATAATTGCAATTCTCAGGCTCATGTTCCCGAAATGTCTGGTCCCGGCTTCCCTTGACCTGGAAGGTATCGACGGCATGGTGCACCGCTTAAATGCGGGTGCAAACATTGTTACCTCCATCCTTCCCTCGGATTCAAAGTTAGAAGGTGTTGCCAACTATGACCGCGGCCTTGAAGAAAGGGACAGGGATATAAGAAGTGTAATCAAAAGACTTGAAAGTATGGGTATGGAACCTGCCCGACAGGCGGAATTTGAGGCTGTCCTGGGGTGCTAG
- the pylC gene encoding 3-methylornithine--L-lysine ligase PylC: protein MRTICLIGGKLQGFEAAYLSKKAGMKVVVIDKNPQALIRNYADEFHCFNVINEPEKLLEISKNADAILPVNENLECIEFLSSIKENFSCPVLFDFEAYWISRDKKKSKEYFASIGVPTPQDKPSEPPYFVKPPCESSSVEARIIYDKEELGELKPGMLIEEYVEGDVISLEVIGDGTHFAVVKETLVHIDKTYDCHMVTPLPPDPSFREISYSLAANLPLKGIMDVEAISGPQGLKVIEIDARFPSQTPTAAYYSSGINLIELLFCAFTEGVEETKTLPEDRYCIYEHLMLAESGALLPVGEQILSMGNDYGKYYEEPGIEIFLCKGEDPVFTLIFWGKDREEAETKKRTGLSILRDRFGAVV, encoded by the coding sequence TTGAGAACCATATGCCTTATAGGCGGGAAACTCCAGGGCTTTGAAGCTGCTTATCTGTCTAAGAAAGCCGGAATGAAAGTGGTTGTTATAGATAAAAATCCACAGGCCCTTATAAGAAATTACGCTGATGAGTTTCACTGTTTTAACGTAATAAACGAACCGGAAAAACTTCTAGAGATCTCAAAAAATGCTGACGCCATATTGCCGGTAAATGAAAACCTTGAATGTATAGAGTTCCTGAGTTCCATAAAAGAGAATTTCTCCTGCCCGGTACTCTTTGATTTTGAGGCTTACTGGATCAGCAGGGATAAGAAAAAATCAAAAGAATACTTTGCGTCCATAGGAGTCCCGACCCCACAGGACAAACCATCTGAACCCCCTTATTTTGTAAAACCCCCCTGTGAAAGCAGCAGTGTAGAAGCCAGGATAATTTATGACAAAGAGGAACTTGGAGAGCTTAAACCGGGCATGCTGATAGAAGAGTATGTAGAAGGAGACGTGATTTCTCTTGAAGTTATAGGAGACGGGACCCATTTTGCAGTGGTAAAGGAAACCCTTGTACATATTGACAAAACCTATGACTGTCATATGGTAACTCCTCTTCCTCCGGACCCTTCTTTCAGGGAGATATCCTATTCCCTTGCAGCAAACCTGCCCTTAAAAGGGATTATGGATGTGGAAGCAATCTCCGGCCCCCAGGGATTAAAAGTAATCGAAATCGATGCCCGCTTCCCGAGCCAGACTCCAACTGCGGCTTATTATTCTTCAGGAATTAACCTCATTGAACTCTTATTCTGCGCCTTCACAGAGGGAGTTGAAGAGACCAAAACCCTTCCTGAAGACAGATACTGCATTTACGAACACCTCATGCTTGCAGAAAGTGGAGCCCTTCTCCCTGTGGGAGAACAGATACTTTCCATGGGGAATGATTACGGAAAATATTATGAAGAGCCTGGCATTGAGATATTCCTGTGCAAAGGAGAAGACCCTGTATTCACCCTGATCTTCTGGGGCAAAGATAGGGAAGAAGCCGAAACAAAAAAGAGAACAGGACTTTCGATTCTGAGAGATCGCTTCGGAGCGGTCGTGTAA